One Nitrospirota bacterium genomic window carries:
- a CDS encoding flippase has product MNTPEHGNDLLRGEQDSVSLIARNYFFIFIARILRIGTGMLLLFGLARVLTVVDFGNFVFVVSLTASVMSIAFYGVGQALVREVSQNRDKASLYIGIALKVRVWLAVASFTSVIAIAIVMKVEKLILIAIIISAVAEIFRAFSDLSKDVFRAYEKMQYEMVLTTVYSAVLLVIVIAIVYFKSGFMPVVIAILAAQVVQFILSIRIMLKKFVVPAKVFPMADLRIFLKDAFSLGLGVLFVQIIGRMPALLLKYLKGAEEVAFFETAHGIIIQTLVLSEVLMTVFLPRFSFLAALQDRDRIKDIGSKFFKILLVFSLNVSILFFVFSRETMGILYGHKYDSSWMILRVISYSVVFLFLANFAHLFFISLKMQKQFILCNLISLILIAILLVALVPVYGYRGAALASLTAYFSNFLVSLFVLNKSVLRLPVFAVVKAMAYSAVSVCAGILIKDYNVYIAAITTEVMFLGLAVWGGIFAISEKVYIMDILRRVKVRERGVFQQP; this is encoded by the coding sequence ATGAACACACCTGAGCACGGGAATGACCTTTTACGTGGTGAGCAAGACTCTGTCAGTCTGATTGCAAGGAATTATTTTTTTATTTTTATAGCACGTATCCTTAGAATCGGCACCGGTATGCTATTGCTGTTTGGCCTTGCACGGGTTCTTACGGTAGTGGATTTCGGTAACTTTGTCTTTGTTGTAAGCCTTACGGCAAGTGTGATGAGCATAGCTTTCTATGGAGTTGGGCAGGCACTTGTGCGCGAGGTGTCACAAAACAGGGATAAAGCCTCTCTTTATATTGGGATAGCACTTAAAGTCAGGGTCTGGCTGGCTGTCGCTTCATTTACCTCCGTAATCGCTATTGCCATTGTTATGAAGGTAGAGAAACTTATTCTTATCGCTATTATCATATCGGCTGTTGCTGAAATATTCAGGGCTTTTTCAGATCTCTCTAAAGACGTATTCAGAGCATACGAGAAAATGCAATACGAAATGGTTCTTACAACCGTTTACTCCGCCGTATTGCTTGTTATCGTAATCGCTATTGTTTATTTCAAGAGCGGATTTATGCCTGTTGTTATTGCAATTTTAGCGGCTCAGGTTGTACAGTTTATATTAAGCATCCGGATTATGTTAAAGAAATTTGTAGTTCCCGCTAAAGTGTTTCCAATGGCCGACCTCAGGATATTTCTCAAAGACGCTTTCAGTCTGGGGCTTGGCGTACTGTTTGTGCAGATTATTGGCCGGATGCCAGCTTTGCTTCTGAAATACTTAAAGGGGGCTGAGGAGGTTGCTTTTTTTGAAACTGCTCACGGCATTATTATTCAGACGCTGGTTCTTAGCGAGGTGCTGATGACTGTGTTTTTACCGCGATTTTCTTTTTTAGCCGCTTTACAAGACAGAGACAGAATTAAGGATATTGGTAGCAAATTTTTTAAGATACTCCTTGTGTTTTCATTGAATGTTTCAATACTGTTTTTTGTCTTTTCAAGGGAAACCATGGGGATACTCTATGGGCACAAGTATGATTCATCGTGGATGATTTTAAGGGTCATATCTTATTCAGTAGTGTTTCTATTTTTAGCTAATTTTGCCCATCTGTTCTTTATTTCCTTAAAGATGCAAAAGCAGTTTATACTTTGTAATTTAATTTCCCTCATACTGATAGCCATTTTGCTTGTCGCTTTGGTTCCTGTATATGGGTACAGGGGGGCTGCCCTTGCCTCTTTAACAGCATATTTTTCAAATTTCCTTGTTTCTCTTTTTGTATTAAATAAGTCCGTGTTAAGGCTTCCCGTCTTTGCTGTGGTGAAAGCCATGGCGTACTCTGCCGTGTCGGTTTGTGCCGGGATTTTGATAAAGGACTATAATGTTTACATTGCAGCCATAACAACTGAGGTGATGTTTTTAGGATTGGCAGTTTGGGGAGGTATTTTTGCGATAAGTGAGAAAGTTTATATTATGGATATACTGAGGAGAGTGAAAGTTCGAGAAAGGGGGGTTTTTCAACAACCATGA
- a CDS encoding lysophospholipid acyltransferase family protein produces the protein MSLKVELIKDIFRFIYYYPFRYLVGLFPFSLSYRLIKALGSIGFNIDKKKEFAYSKELQRLFPSKKAEEIRYLAKETLLNFLQNEIETLMFPKINKDNIDWFIKYDGLENLDEALKQQRGVILLFAHFGANQMVMPAIGYKGYKMSQLGAPATVWNDKNDVSYIKKKNMEIKWRHEQTLPVTHINVFGSLKEAFLCLKRNEILGVALDGGGGKEWVEVEFFGKKALYSTGAIDIALRTGAVILPVFMVRGQDSRHKMIIESPLVCPEGADKTETITNYTAAFVNRLQSYVARYPWHYIYYLAWRNKIALNGDDVPYFKNNTLNVC, from the coding sequence ATGAGTCTTAAAGTTGAGCTGATAAAAGATATTTTCAGGTTTATTTACTATTATCCGTTTAGGTACCTTGTCGGGCTCTTTCCATTTTCGCTTTCATACCGCCTGATTAAAGCCCTTGGGAGTATTGGCTTTAACATTGACAAAAAGAAGGAGTTTGCCTATTCTAAAGAACTTCAAAGGCTTTTTCCGAGTAAAAAAGCAGAGGAAATCCGCTACCTTGCAAAGGAGACTTTACTGAATTTTCTGCAAAATGAGATAGAAACCCTGATGTTTCCTAAAATTAACAAAGACAACATAGACTGGTTTATAAAGTATGACGGACTTGAGAATCTGGATGAGGCGTTAAAACAGCAAAGGGGAGTTATCCTGCTTTTTGCGCACTTTGGGGCAAACCAGATGGTGATGCCTGCAATCGGATATAAAGGATACAAGATGAGCCAGTTGGGAGCGCCCGCCACTGTGTGGAATGACAAAAACGATGTATCTTATATAAAAAAGAAGAACATGGAAATCAAATGGCGGCACGAACAAACTCTTCCCGTGACCCATATTAACGTGTTTGGATCTCTTAAGGAGGCATTCCTGTGTTTAAAGAGAAATGAAATCCTTGGGGTGGCACTTGATGGCGGGGGCGGTAAGGAGTGGGTGGAGGTAGAGTTTTTTGGCAAGAAGGCGCTTTATTCAACCGGTGCCATAGATATAGCTCTCAGGACTGGAGCAGTAATTCTGCCTGTCTTTATGGTTAGAGGGCAGGACAGCCGCCACAAGATGATTATAGAAAGCCCTCTTGTATGCCCAGAGGGAGCTGATAAAACAGAAACAATAACAAACTACACAGCCGCTTTTGTTAACCGGCTGCAGTCTTATGTGGCAAGATACCCGTGGCATTACATATACTATCTTGCATGGCGCAACAAAATAGCCTTAAACGGTGACGATGTGCCGTATTTTAAAAATAACACTTTAAACGTGTGTTAG
- a CDS encoding radical SAM protein, whose amino-acid sequence MRILLIKPPYSRLKGVGQSPYFPLGLGYIASLLRENGYEAVIYHAENPKSKAECVFPDADMTFNFRSKSYHRYLEILKDDTHFVWAEVRQTLKDYRPDMVGISLLSVEVGSALKISQLVKEYNPSCYVLWGGLHPSFMADESLMLPEVDFVIRGEGEYPTLELCRALEGHTPLSSVESLSFKENGKIIHNPVRMAVENVDDIPFPARDAVLYPETFDFKSLGSMIVSRGCPFRCTFCSSRNFWDKKVRMRSPGNVIKEIQLLKETYGTNFIMFWDDSFTINRTVIEKYCKSLIESKVNVSWKTATRADLIDEPLLELMTKSGCVKLEIGVESGSDRIKKIISKDVSNEQIKKAFSLISKKGIGVGGFFMAGFPDETLEDLAETFKLMQELKAGELAFNIFDPMPGSTEYEKCIAEGLVPKNPDWTNFPFWPDAYYVKNIKREDFDNYVNMIARWLYDYNNKFATKLKRSRHLILYLLKNDPLFLISKVFKYLTRRKKVHTAGVTGS is encoded by the coding sequence ATGAGAATATTACTGATTAAACCGCCGTACTCAAGATTAAAAGGGGTTGGGCAATCACCGTATTTTCCACTGGGACTTGGCTACATAGCATCATTGCTAAGGGAAAACGGTTACGAGGCGGTTATATATCATGCCGAAAATCCAAAAAGTAAAGCTGAGTGCGTTTTTCCGGATGCTGATATGACTTTTAATTTTCGCTCTAAGAGTTACCACCGCTACCTGGAAATATTAAAAGATGACACTCACTTTGTCTGGGCTGAGGTCAGACAGACTCTCAAAGATTACAGGCCTGACATGGTTGGCATATCACTTTTGTCGGTAGAGGTTGGTTCAGCTCTAAAGATAAGTCAGCTTGTTAAAGAGTACAATCCCAGTTGCTATGTCCTTTGGGGGGGGTTGCATCCGAGCTTTATGGCCGATGAGAGTTTAATGTTGCCAGAGGTTGATTTCGTAATCAGGGGTGAGGGTGAATATCCCACTCTTGAGCTTTGCAGAGCACTGGAGGGGCATACACCCTTAAGCTCTGTTGAGAGTCTTTCGTTTAAGGAAAATGGAAAGATTATCCATAACCCTGTGCGCATGGCAGTGGAAAATGTGGACGATATCCCGTTTCCTGCCCGTGATGCGGTACTGTATCCTGAGACATTTGATTTCAAATCGCTGGGCAGTATGATTGTTTCACGGGGTTGTCCTTTTAGGTGCACATTTTGTTCGTCAAGAAATTTCTGGGATAAAAAGGTGCGAATGAGAAGCCCAGGCAATGTTATTAAGGAAATACAACTGCTTAAGGAGACCTATGGCACTAACTTTATAATGTTTTGGGATGACTCCTTTACTATCAACAGAACTGTCATAGAAAAGTACTGTAAATCACTCATAGAGTCTAAGGTAAACGTAAGCTGGAAAACTGCTACGCGGGCGGATTTGATAGATGAGCCGCTTCTTGAACTGATGACAAAGTCAGGGTGTGTGAAACTTGAAATAGGGGTGGAAAGCGGAAGCGACCGAATAAAAAAGATAATCTCTAAGGATGTTTCAAACGAACAGATAAAAAAAGCGTTTTCACTTATCTCTAAAAAAGGGATAGGGGTTGGCGGTTTTTTTATGGCCGGATTCCCGGATGAAACACTGGAGGACCTTGCAGAGACCTTTAAGCTTATGCAGGAACTTAAGGCCGGGGAGCTTGCCTTTAATATTTTTGACCCTATGCCGGGAAGCACAGAGTATGAAAAGTGTATAGCGGAGGGACTCGTTCCAAAAAATCCGGATTGGACAAATTTCCCCTTTTGGCCTGACGCCTATTATGTTAAAAATATTAAAAGAGAGGATTTTGACAACTATGTCAACATGATAGCCAGATGGCTTTACGATTATAATAACAAATTTGCGACAAAGCTTAAACGAAGCAGACACCTTATTCTTTACTTGCTGAAAAATGACCCGCTGTTTTTAATAAGTAAAGTTTTTAAGTACCTGACAAGGCGTAAAAAGGTTCATACGGCAGGTGTTACGGGTAGCTGA
- a CDS encoding glycosyltransferase family 39 protein, which yields MIIVLTLYVYQDTRNFQFLIYDDNRYITANPFVQTGFTKESVKWAFTTDNDGNWFPLTWLSHLTDFQLYGMRPMGHHITSVIIHTLNSLLVFILFAKLLHGNMLQGAIAGALFAIHPMHVESVAWVSERKDVLSAFWFFLTMLSYVSYVRKENILRYMLTLALFVLSLMSKPMAVTLPVLLLLLDFWPLNRFSNVPDARATKKAAAIILEKIPFFVLSAVSCVITVYVQKSGGHLMPLQRFPLSLRAGNALVSYTKYLYLAVYPAGLSNFYPMPESIPALLAIFSAVLIITITTVSLIKIKTMPWLIVGWGWFFISLLPVIGLIQVELQSMADRYTYIPYTGIFVLAVVCVFKLMERFQKLKLPITVFGAIFLLLLTHFARVEASYWRDSLTLTNRAIEVNTKNYMAYYNLGYIKASEGNHVDAFISYKKAISLKPGFGKPYINAGFELLALNKVTDAIWYFKKSIPIAGPNISIGFNGLGIALLRVGKIDEARTAFENALKYDPGMEPARINLDIVNEMLREKNNLIR from the coding sequence TTGATTATAGTGTTAACCCTCTATGTGTATCAGGATACAAGGAATTTCCAGTTTCTTATTTACGACGACAACCGCTACATAACCGCCAATCCTTTTGTTCAAACGGGGTTTACAAAAGAAAGCGTCAAGTGGGCATTTACCACTGATAACGACGGCAACTGGTTCCCTCTTACGTGGTTGTCACACCTTACGGATTTTCAACTCTACGGGATGCGCCCAATGGGACATCATATCACAAGCGTTATAATACACACGCTAAACTCTCTGCTGGTGTTTATCCTGTTTGCTAAACTTTTACATGGGAATATGCTGCAAGGAGCAATAGCCGGAGCACTTTTTGCAATACACCCTATGCACGTTGAGTCGGTAGCGTGGGTATCGGAAAGAAAAGATGTGCTGAGCGCTTTCTGGTTTTTTCTCACAATGCTTAGTTATGTCTCCTATGTGCGTAAAGAAAACATCCTCCGGTATATGCTGACACTGGCTCTTTTTGTGCTTTCACTTATGTCAAAACCTATGGCAGTTACGCTTCCTGTTTTGCTTTTGCTCCTGGATTTTTGGCCTCTTAACAGATTCTCAAATGTTCCGGATGCGAGGGCTACAAAAAAAGCTGCTGCAATTATACTAGAAAAAATTCCATTTTTTGTCCTCTCTGCCGTCTCCTGTGTCATAACGGTTTATGTCCAAAAAAGTGGCGGGCACCTGATGCCCCTTCAACGCTTTCCGCTTTCTCTAAGAGCTGGTAACGCTCTGGTGTCATACACTAAGTACCTGTATCTTGCCGTGTATCCAGCCGGACTGTCTAATTTTTACCCTATGCCTGAAAGCATTCCAGCTTTGCTTGCCATCTTTTCAGCGGTTTTAATAATTACTATAACTACCGTGTCTTTGATAAAGATAAAAACTATGCCGTGGCTTATAGTTGGATGGGGTTGGTTTTTTATCTCACTGCTGCCTGTAATCGGTCTTATTCAGGTGGAGCTTCAGTCCATGGCCGACAGATACACTTATATCCCATACACAGGGATCTTCGTTTTGGCAGTGGTTTGCGTTTTCAAACTCATGGAGAGGTTTCAAAAATTAAAACTGCCTATAACAGTCTTTGGAGCAATTTTTTTACTCCTTCTGACTCATTTTGCAAGGGTTGAAGCCTCCTACTGGAGAGACAGCCTGACGCTTACAAATCGCGCCATAGAGGTAAACACTAAAAACTACATGGCATACTATAACCTTGGTTACATAAAAGCCTCAGAAGGAAACCATGTTGATGCTTTTATAAGCTATAAGAAAGCAATTTCCCTGAAACCCGGGTTTGGTAAGCCATACATAAATGCAGGATTTGAACTTTTGGCTCTTAACAAAGTGACAGATGCCATCTGGTATTTCAAGAAATCAATACCAATAGCAGGCCCCAATATTTCCATTGGTTTTAATGGTCTTGGGATTGCCCTGTTAAGGGTTGGAAAAATAGACGAGGCACGTACCGCGTTTGAAAATGCACTTAAGTATGACCCTGGCATGGAGCCTGCCCGGATTAATCTGGATATTGTTAATGAAATGCTCAGAGAAAAGAATAATCTAATAAGGTAG
- a CDS encoding MBOAT family protein — protein MLFNSYVYLFAFLPATICVYFFLNKLKKTFAARVFLILASFIFYSWWNIWDLPVIIISVIFNYSIGLKLGKTNISSDRKRLFITGVSLNILLLIFYKYTDFLILNINTLLNTNINTLKLTLPLGISFFTITQIAYLSDAYRQTVKEYKGTNYSLFVAFFPHLLAGPILHHREMMPQFDRMRNKVFSSKNTVRALVLIVIGLIKKIAIADYLSAWADFGFDSAGNLSLLQAWITSLSYTLQIYFDFSGYTDMALGSALLLNIHLPLNFNSPYKSLNIREFWRAWHMTLSRFLRDYLYIPLGGNRCGTARVNLNIILTFILGGIWHGAGWGFLIWGALHGFAYAFYRLWQSTGLRLARPIAWFLTFNFINITWIFFRAKSFADAVKVIKGMVNFGSTEVKTFLNTVTMDFINLFQNKEKFQAISTLCNYFSSDGAKIMYLAILITVCVSCRNSNDISKDFSPNLRNALLFGFLGAVAIMLLHKEKLSKFLYFNF, from the coding sequence ATGCTTTTTAACTCATATGTCTATTTGTTTGCCTTTTTGCCAGCAACAATCTGTGTCTATTTTTTTCTCAATAAGTTAAAAAAAACCTTCGCTGCAAGAGTCTTTCTTATTTTAGCATCTTTTATATTCTATTCATGGTGGAATATCTGGGATTTGCCTGTTATAATTATAAGCGTAATATTTAATTACAGTATTGGACTAAAGCTTGGAAAAACAAATATTTCCAGCGACAGGAAACGATTGTTCATAACCGGTGTATCACTTAATATATTGCTGCTGATATTTTATAAATATACCGATTTTTTAATTTTAAACATAAATACGCTTCTTAACACCAACATTAACACACTTAAACTGACCCTGCCCCTTGGCATCAGTTTTTTCACCATAACTCAGATTGCCTACCTGTCTGACGCATACAGACAGACGGTTAAAGAATATAAGGGTACGAATTATTCGCTTTTTGTGGCTTTTTTCCCTCACCTGCTTGCCGGCCCAATACTGCACCACAGAGAGATGATGCCGCAGTTTGACAGGATGAGAAATAAAGTGTTTAGTTCAAAAAACACCGTAAGAGCTCTTGTCCTTATCGTAATAGGCCTTATAAAAAAAATTGCCATAGCCGATTATCTCTCTGCCTGGGCTGATTTTGGGTTTGACTCTGCAGGAAATCTCTCATTGCTTCAGGCATGGATAACCAGTCTGTCCTATACGCTTCAGATTTATTTTGATTTTTCCGGCTACACCGATATGGCGTTGGGCTCTGCACTGTTGCTGAATATTCACCTTCCCCTGAATTTTAATTCACCCTATAAGTCGTTAAATATCCGTGAGTTCTGGAGAGCGTGGCATATGACCCTGAGCAGATTTCTGCGCGATTATCTATATATCCCACTGGGCGGAAACAGGTGCGGCACGGCACGGGTTAATCTCAACATCATACTCACTTTTATTTTAGGAGGGATATGGCACGGAGCCGGATGGGGATTTCTTATCTGGGGAGCCTTGCATGGTTTTGCATACGCTTTTTACCGCCTCTGGCAAAGTACCGGTCTTAGGTTAGCTAGACCAATAGCATGGTTTTTAACTTTCAACTTTATAAACATAACATGGATTTTCTTCAGGGCAAAATCATTCGCCGATGCTGTTAAGGTTATCAAGGGGATGGTTAATTTTGGCAGCACAGAGGTTAAAACATTTCTTAATACGGTTACTATGGATTTTATAAATCTGTTTCAGAATAAGGAGAAATTCCAGGCAATCAGCACTTTATGCAACTATTTTTCCTCAGATGGCGCTAAAATCATGTATCTCGCAATACTCATAACTGTGTGTGTTTCCTGCCGTAATTCAAATGATATTTCAAAGGACTTTTCCCCCAACTTAAGAAACGCTCTGTTGTTTGGTTTTTTAGGGGCAGTTGCCATAATGCTGCTCCACAAAGAGAAGCTCTCAAAATTTCTGTATTTCAATTTCTGA
- a CDS encoding BCSC C-terminal domain-containing protein, whose translation MKSIKTLLVFIAVVVLSCHNQAIAEDVTADNVTAGDEKNDGSYFAYKGWQYYQIGNYKQAADLFKYAQTFKKSVLEATLGLARCYVKLGKTELALSNYDILLDKRYKLQDVVSDIVWVMIAQKDFVKAELYLNMLEGKDRQKVQEIIDKEFFPEQVKEAVKAGNVTELHNLTQTHKHYLMKCELPGTFFDAGEALNQRDKKTEALEIFQTLLKSCPKEWGIRTGVFYSLKTMLSLAEVLSIIDTEGERDKLPKGYTKTLTEIKLALLHDELNDDKENTESIANKILSLDPNDVAAISALAWHAYHTEKYDKAYEGFSKLQAMEPGVAVYVSGLIYTLVKLQWTDEALDLIGKYESVSDFKDIKAGIYKEKASQAFDAQNYKEAEQYTLKSIEISGGDDNDTTLLAWSIYKQGRVSDSLPVFLSVFETKKDPATAQVILSAYNDSGDIKKAESFANTLLALNDEKLKKLTGDYFFDKGETMRAAYSYCGADSCYYNYEKPLLTLSSSMRTKSGDSGLSRLWEYSIPVSYSFTIAPDKKITVSFTDQHLFSGTAPPLPFTGTYKNVLNPVSLITSANVYTPEVKLEKEGELHYAIKLGTTPFNGPIDPTITFDAGIGAAHWNINLHRTPIAESILSYIGLKDPYGTDKWGRVVKTGVEGEIVITPFKPFWVSIKGGYDSYNGIGVIENSAYHANVSLGATFMTDATSFSTGIAVTDSHFNSNSGFYTHGYGGYYSPDIYYSVGPFAHLQVNQCRDYFIDGQFSIGYFNSQSDDAPMFPYPEDFHVGGNTYEGSTVKGIGYYINVHGLKLITKYLAVGGTFELNKSPDYTEWTAGLNLRLYFSPRAKLIEK comes from the coding sequence GTGAAATCCATAAAAACACTGCTTGTCTTTATTGCGGTTGTTGTTTTGTCATGTCACAATCAAGCTATTGCAGAGGATGTGACAGCAGATAATGTGACGGCAGGTGATGAAAAAAATGACGGTTCTTACTTTGCCTATAAGGGCTGGCAGTATTATCAAATAGGCAACTACAAACAAGCCGCCGATCTCTTTAAATATGCTCAAACCTTCAAAAAAAGTGTTTTAGAGGCAACATTAGGATTGGCACGTTGTTATGTAAAACTTGGAAAGACTGAGCTTGCACTTTCTAATTATGATATACTTCTTGATAAACGTTATAAGCTGCAAGATGTTGTCTCTGACATTGTATGGGTGATGATTGCCCAAAAAGATTTTGTTAAGGCTGAATTATATCTAAATATGCTTGAGGGTAAAGACCGTCAGAAGGTGCAAGAAATAATAGATAAGGAATTTTTTCCTGAACAGGTTAAAGAAGCCGTAAAAGCCGGTAACGTTACAGAGCTCCACAATCTTACACAGACACATAAACACTACTTAATGAAGTGTGAATTGCCAGGCACTTTTTTTGATGCCGGTGAAGCATTAAACCAAAGAGATAAAAAAACTGAGGCGCTGGAGATTTTTCAGACACTGCTTAAATCCTGTCCGAAAGAATGGGGAATCCGTACGGGCGTGTTTTATTCTCTTAAGACCATGCTGTCTTTGGCAGAGGTCTTATCAATTATTGACACTGAAGGAGAGCGTGACAAACTGCCTAAAGGTTATACAAAAACACTTACAGAGATAAAACTTGCACTGCTTCACGATGAGCTTAATGATGATAAAGAAAACACCGAGTCTATCGCAAACAAAATACTGTCACTTGACCCTAATGATGTTGCAGCAATTTCGGCACTTGCATGGCACGCTTACCACACTGAAAAGTACGATAAAGCCTATGAGGGATTTTCAAAACTTCAAGCTATGGAGCCCGGTGTCGCTGTTTATGTCTCAGGCCTGATATACACACTTGTCAAATTACAATGGACAGACGAGGCTCTGGATTTGATAGGAAAGTATGAATCTGTGTCGGATTTTAAAGACATAAAAGCCGGCATATATAAAGAGAAAGCCTCACAGGCCTTTGATGCACAAAACTATAAAGAGGCCGAACAATATACTTTGAAATCAATAGAGATAAGCGGTGGCGATGATAATGATACAACGCTTTTAGCCTGGAGCATATATAAACAGGGAAGAGTTAGCGACTCACTGCCTGTGTTTTTATCTGTTTTTGAGACTAAAAAGGACCCGGCAACTGCTCAGGTAATCTTATCTGCCTATAACGACAGCGGTGATATAAAAAAAGCAGAATCATTTGCCAACACACTGTTGGCACTGAATGACGAAAAACTTAAAAAACTAACCGGAGATTATTTTTTTGACAAGGGTGAAACCATGCGGGCTGCTTACTCATATTGCGGTGCAGATTCCTGCTACTATAATTACGAAAAACCGCTGCTTACCCTTTCGTCTTCTATGAGGACTAAAAGTGGTGACAGCGGGCTTTCAAGACTTTGGGAATATTCAATTCCTGTAAGTTACTCATTTACAATAGCTCCCGATAAGAAAATAACAGTATCGTTTACAGATCAACACTTATTCTCAGGTACTGCTCCCCCACTGCCATTTACGGGTACCTACAAAAACGTATTAAACCCCGTATCTCTTATTACCTCAGCCAATGTCTATACACCGGAGGTAAAACTGGAAAAAGAGGGAGAGCTTCACTATGCCATAAAGCTGGGTACAACACCGTTTAATGGCCCCATTGATCCAACAATCACTTTTGATGCCGGCATAGGGGCAGCACACTGGAATATTAACCTCCATAGGACACCAATTGCAGAATCTATCCTGTCCTATATTGGATTAAAAGACCCCTACGGCACTGACAAGTGGGGACGAGTGGTAAAGACCGGAGTTGAGGGAGAGATTGTTATTACACCGTTTAAACCGTTTTGGGTATCAATAAAGGGAGGGTATGACTCTTATAATGGGATAGGTGTGATTGAAAACTCTGCGTATCACGCCAATGTCTCTCTTGGTGCCACATTTATGACTGACGCAACAAGTTTTTCAACGGGAATTGCTGTAACAGACTCACATTTTAATAGCAACTCTGGATTTTATACTCACGGATATGGGGGTTACTATAGCCCAGACATTTATTACTCGGTTGGACCGTTTGCACACCTGCAAGTGAACCAATGCAGGGATTACTTTATTGACGGCCAGTTTTCAATCGGATATTTTAATTCCCAGAGCGATGATGCACCTATGTTTCCCTATCCTGAGGATTTTCATGTAGGAGGCAACACTTACGAGGGCTCAACCGTAAAGGGAATAGGATACTATATAAACGTTCATGGACTCAAACTGATTACAAAATATTTGGCGGTTGGCGGCACTTTTGAATTGAATAAGTCCCCGGATTACACTGAGTGGACAGCTGGTTTGAACTTGCGTTTATATTTCTCGCCGCGAGCTAAGCTAATTGAAAAATAG